In Solanum lycopersicum chromosome 3, SLM_r2.1, the genomic stretch attcACTGAAAATTAAATTAGCTAATAAATCTAGATTTctaatttaaaatgtaatttaattagcttagaaaattaaagaaataagcTAAATTTTCAATTAGCTACTAAACTTAATAGTAAAATAAGAGAGATAGGATAGCCTCGTGTCGTTAGGCCATAGATTCTTGATGTGTTCAGAGTGTCCAATCTATTCAATTTTGTCGTTACAAGTagcattttatttatatatacggTATAATTTTTTGCCAAAGGGTGTCAAATTGAATACACTCAGGACATTGTAGCTCCGCTATATTTTTTGCTAGCCCAAGATCGTTAACTAAGATCGAAAGATTCAACTAAATAAGAGAAAGTTAAGAAGGAAGAATGTGTATTTCGGATGAGAAAACTCTGTTATGGAAAAAGtcttttacattttaatttgttttgggTTAGTGTATGgattacttcaaatatttaatctctagaatattttagatattttttcaaGGTAACTTTTCTAGAATATTCAGATATTTCTTGAATATCTAGATATTTCTTAGGATAATTATTCTAAATACTACATTATATTATTCTAAATACTATACTAAAAATATCTATAATATTCCAAAATTcatcttttatcatttttttcacaaaatattgTTGAAATAGCTATTTGAGGAGCAAATTTGGGGTCCATACCatattgaagaaaaaagagaaaaatgaaaaaaagaaaaagtcaagaTATAAGGACGGGGAAAAGGTCACGTGCTAAAATTACTTGGTTAAAAAATGTTCTTGACAAGTATTATGGGACTTTTGAGATAAATGAAGTAAATTAGTGAGAatgatcaaaattcttttttaaactatGCGAAATAgattatttatatcatttattaaattttggaaTAAAAAATGTTTCCAATGTTATTTTAAAAGACTTTAAATATCCTCAAGAGTTAATACTCCAAATTTTTAGTGACATAGCAAGCCAAATGAAACTAATTCTCCCATTTAAGTGTTGTCAACTAGGATTTACTATAAAAGAATTAGACCTTTAGCGGCGACAAAGTCACCAAAACGCCCAAAATATCACCACTAAAGGTTTTTTCacattaaattctaattttgtgttttttcttcttGGTTTTTAAAATAGCAAAAATGATATCGATTAAGGAAGAGTTTGAAGacactatatattttatttttatgtcatatgTATTATAAAATGTACCAATGATGCATTATGAAGTAGGAGATTTGAATCGAgaagtagttttgatgattttcattaTAAGATTGgatgtttttaatattgatagtgcaagttatttattttgaaaaattagttCGCCGCCAAAGATCAAGGTTTTTTGTAGTGAATCCTAGTTGAGAATGCTTAGGTGGAGGAATTGACTTGCCACGTCACTAAAAAATTATGTAGTTATTGAGAGTATTTGTGGTCTCGCGTGATAACGATAACGAtgtggtatttttttttatcccgAAATATAATGGAGGATATAAGTGTTCTATTTCGCATATTTTAGGAATATTGTTTTTACCCATTTCCGGATAAATTTTGGACTTTTTGATCAGATGCAAATTTTATGAGtagtaaatataatttttttccatgtAATAAGAAAAATGAACAATATTCCAATCCATCCATTtctatgattattttttttgacataCTATCGGTGAAACATGTTAAAATAAGAGAGCAGACCAATACACTTATTTCATATGGCAaaaatatcaactaattaaGTAGAGCATGGAGTAGCCAATGCTAGCAAAGGTGATTTTCTACGAATAGTGAGTCCAGTGCATTCAGTCATAtccaattctttttcttttggtaaTGCTAAATTGAACTTGTGCACAATCCTTGCTACTGCTAGCTCAATTGCCACAATAGCGAAAACAGTTCCCGGGCAGCCCCTTCTGCCTGCTCCAAACGGTATCACCTCAAAGTTTAATCCTTTGATATCAATATTACTATTTAAGAATCTATCTGGCCGATAATCCTCTGGATCATCCCATGACAACGGGTCTCTTCCAATTGCCCAAGCATTAATAATGACTTGAGTTTTTGCAGGTATGTGATAGCCTAGTAATTTTACATCTTCCATTGATTCTCGAGGAACTAGCAGTGGAATCGGTGGATGAAGCCTGAAAGTCTCTTTGATCACTGCTTTCAGATACTGCATATTTCCTAAGTCATCCTCTGTTACCTCTGCTTTCCCTTGGGCTAATTCTCGCACTTCATTCTGTAATTTTTCCATGGCTCTTGGATGCATCAATAGCTCTGTAATAGTCCACTCCAACGCTGTATATATAGTATCCGTGCCAGCAGAAAACGTATCCTAtgcataataatataattagaaaGAAACAAAACTAAGGGTGGATTGCGTTTTAACATTCATACATGATTGAGTTTTAATTACTCTTACCAAAATAAGAGCTTTCAATGAATCCCTTTGAAGAGGAATGCCAGTTTCATTTCCATTCTGAATTTCCAACAAAACATCCGCCAAGTCTATAGCTTCACCAGCTCGATTTTCTCCTTTCTCGTTCCTAATAATGTGTTGTTCAATCACGAGCTCCAAAAATGTATTCAAATCTTTCGCCACCTTGTCCACTTTGGTGTCAAGACCGGTGATTCTATTGACCCATTCAAGCCATGGAATATAATCCCCTACATTAAAAGTACCTAAAAGTTCCACAAACATATTTAGAGTGGCCTTAGCATCTATTCCACTTTGCTCATCATTATATTTCCTCCCTAAAGCCACGCGGCTAATTATATTATTAGACATACAACTTAAAACATCTCTCAAGTCTATCACAGAATCACACTGTTGCCTAATTTTATCAATCATGTTTGATGTTTCTTCTTCTCTCACACGACGATATGATTGGACTCTTTTGTTGCTGAGAAGGTGTAGCACCGTAACACTTCTAATTTGTCTCCAGTATTCACCATACGGACTAAAAGCCACGTCCTTGGAGTCATACATGAGTCTATCAGCCATTTTACATTTAGGTCT encodes the following:
- the LOC101248089 gene encoding cytochrome P450 71A3-like is translated as MDYALYSVIVPLFVFIFFLHKCFFTTSKNQNKLLPSPTKLPIIGNLHQLGSHPHRSLHELSNKYGPVMLLHFGSKPVIVASSVDAARDIMKTNDLVWSNRPKCKMADRLMYDSKDVAFSPYGEYWRQIRSVTVLHLLSNKRVQSYRRVREEETSNMIDKIRQQCDSVIDLRDVLSCMSNNIISRVALGRKYNDEQSGIDAKATLNMFVELLGTFNVGDYIPWLEWVNRITGLDTKVDKVAKDLNTFLELVIEQHIIRNEKGENRAGEAIDLADVLLEIQNGNETGIPLQRDSLKALILDTFSAGTDTIYTALEWTITELLMHPRAMEKLQNEVRELAQGKAEVTEDDLGNMQYLKAVIKETFRLHPPIPLLVPRESMEDVKLLGYHIPAKTQVIINAWAIGRDPLSWDDPEDYRPDRFLNSNIDIKGLNFEVIPFGAGRRGCPGTVFAIVAIELAVARIVHKFNLALPKEKELDMTECTGLTIRRKSPLLALATPCST